The genome window ATTAAAAAAGACATCGATTATATCTATGAACTCTTTCCCCGTCTGGAAGAAAGAAAGAATCAGCAGGGTGGTACATTAAGTGGTGGAGAACAGCAGATGCTTGCCATATCCAGAGCACTTATGGCAAGACCTCGCTTACTCTTACTGGATGAACCATCCTTAGGACTAGCACCGCTGATCGTACAGCAGATTTTTGATATCATAAAAAAGATCAACAAAGAAAATAATACAACAATTTTTCTGGTTGAACAGAATGCTAATATGGCATTGAAGATAGCTCATAGAGGGTATGTCCTAGAAACTGGACGAATCAGCTTAAGCGATGATGCGGATAAACTCCTCTCCAATGAGGGTGTTAAAAAAGCATACTTAGGAATCTAATAGAACTGGAATCTCAGATTTTGAGATTCCAGTTTAAAAAATACAGCCTGGATTATCTAACCAAAAATCGTATTCAGGCTTACTTAAGTCCGCTAATTTATTCTTTAGAAAAGTATTCATCTCCATCAAATACAGTATTTTATTCCAGGGAAATCCCGTTCGATTTATTTCACTTTCCATTGAACAGAGACTCTGGGGACTCTTTATCCATAAATAGGTTACGGCTGTAATTCTATCTTCAGGAATAAGTTCCAGCATGAATGGCAATATTTGAGGATCCATCCATTGTGGATCATACATGGCAGCCGTGTAAATCAGATACCAGTAGTTAAACTCCGTTTGCTCATCATAGAAGTCTCTTACCATCCAGGGAGTATCCTGTAAGAGCACACTATGTTCCAGTAAATAGCTGAGTTCTTTCCATACTTTCTTTCTAGAATCTATGAGCAGACCCTGATCATGACCATTTTCATCAATAGAAATAAAGTGGCTTATATAAGCAGATTGTTCTTCGGGACTCCAGTTTCTGTACTTTAAATTTTCATAGATCATCTGTACTAAGAACTGATCTCGGTCTGCACTGAAATTGATAAAGGCCATAAGCCATTCCCGATCATCAATGTTTCTGCTTTGATTGGCAAATAAATCATCCAGCCGATTCAATATCATCTCGGTTTCACCAATAGAACGTTCAATGGAAATTTCTGAGGATTGTGCTTCTTGATGATACAAAGAGGAATCAGAACTCTCTTGATTTTCTTTAAATGAATCAAAATTTAAGCTCGTGCAAGAAAATTGAATAGCTATTATTAGAATAGAGAATACAATCTTATACATAATTAACTATTAATAAGTCATGAGAAGAATAAAATCCATTATATTCCAAAAAAGAATTGACTTAATTGGCCCTTTATTGATAAGTTCTATATATAATATATTGAATATTGACGGAATCTTTAGAAGTCCCTATAATGAACATTGAGTAAGGAATTATCTTATGAAAAATATAGATGCCATTAATATTAGATACACAGAATTAGCAGACAGTGATTGCTGTTTATCCTGCGGAAAAGCCATTCAATTTGCTGGTGCACAGGAAGGTGAGGTATGTCTGGACCTGGGTAGTGGAAGAGGAAATGATGTTCTGAGGATGGCGGATCAAGTTGGTCCCACAGGGTTTGTTTATGGAATAGACCTTTCTGATGGCATGATTAAAAAAGCAAGAAAAACAGCTGAAAAACTGAATATTTCAAATGTCGAATTTATACATTCTGATCTTGAAACATTGCCTCTTAAATGTGGAACAGTTGATTTAGTTATATCGAATTGTGTGCTCAACCATTTGGATAACAAGGCTCGTGCATGGTCTGAAATCTATCGAGTCATCAAAACCGGAGGAAGGTTCACAATCAGTGATATTTATTCGTCTGAAACGGTACCTGAAGAATATGCCAAGGATCCTGTGGCTGTTTCTGAATGCTGGGCTGGAGCCGTTACAAAAGATGTTTATCTTCAGCTACTTGAAGATGCAGGATTTACACAGGTGAATATCCTGGAAGAAAGCAAGCCCTATGAAAAAGGGAAGATTAGTGTGGTCAGTTTCACATTGACTGGTTTTAAAGCCGGGAAATGTTGCTGTTAAATAAGTAATAGGAGGCAGAGTTTATGAAATCTCTTATCCGCAAAAAAACGGGAAATTCAATAAAAACAGCCCAGTGTTGTGCAAAAATTTCCCCTGTTGTGGCAGGATGCCACGACTGATGTCGTTCCGGGCCGTATGGCCCGGTTTTAAAAGGAATCATAATGAAATTAAGAAAATCTAAGCATACAATTACAGCAAAACTACAAGACTCTGATTCTTGGTATATTCTAAATACACTCAGTGGCGAAGCAGATCTACTTGAATCCGAAATGGCAGTTCAATTTCAAAATAACACCCTTGAAGACCCAACACCCTTCATAGAAAAAGGGTACTTCATGGATGAAGAAACTGAAAATTCATTGTTCAAAAATGCCTATTTGGAGTTCTCTGACAATCAGGAAAAAGCAGAAATCCAAGTTTTTTATGTTCCTGACTATTCATGCAATTTCAAGTGTACTTATTGCTACCAAGAAGAGTATGTTCAAGACTCCAGACCTCAGAATCAGAAGGATATTATTGATGCATTTTTTACATATTTGGACCAAAAGTTTTTAGGAAAATCATTTTACCTGACTCTTTTTGGAGGAGAACCTCTTCTTCCATCTGATTCCCATAGAAAAACTATAGAATATTTTCTGGATAAGGCCGATGAGAGAAATTTGTCTCTTGCCATTGTGACAAATGGTTTTTCACTAGAGTCTTATCTTCCCAGATTAAAAAAATCCAAGTTACGTGAAATTCAATTGACAATTGATGGCCCCAAGGATATGCATGATATAAGAAGACCACTAAAAAGTGGTGGAGAAACCTTTGATAAAGTATCTAATGCGGTCTCTCTTTGTCTTGAAAATGATATCCCCGTAAACCTAAGAGTTGTCCTGGATAAACAAAATATAGATAGTCTTCCTCAATTGGCAGATCATGCCATCCGAAAAGGCTGGACCGCATCGAGTCTATTTAAGACTCAATTAGGAAGAAATTATGAACTCCATTCCTGCCAGAAAGAGCATGAATTTTTATTCAGCAGGATCAGTATGTATGAGCACATATATAAAATGCTGCAGGAACATCCTGAAGTTTTAGAATTCCACAGACCAGCATTTTCACTCTCCAGATTTCTATATGAACAAGGAGAATTGCCGGATACTTTGTTTGATTCCTGTCCTGGTGCCAAAACGGAATGGGCTTTCGATTACACCGGCAGAATATATTCCTGTACGGCTACTGTCGGCAAAGATGGAGAAGAACTGGGTGAGTTTTATCCGGAAATTAAATTAAATGATCAAGTAATTGAACAGTGGCAGGATCGAGATATCTGCTCAATTGAAGAATGTAAAGACTGCTCTGTACAATTAGCCTGTGGTGGCGGTTGTGCGGCGGTAGCGAAAAACAGGACAGGCAGTGTTTTATCACCAGATTGCCGTCCAGTGAAAGAACTCATGTCCTTGGGTTTTTCATCATATTTTGATAAATAGGAGTTGCTTAAAATGGCAGGAAAAATTGTTGAACTGAATGCAGACGCATGGAAATCGGACGTACTTGAAGGTGGAAAAGTTGTTGTCGATTTTTACTCTACCGAATGTCCCCCCTGTGAAGCCTTAGCTTCAAAATTTACAGCATTGAGTGAATTGTATGGGGATGATCTGAAATTTGTAAAGATATTTAGGCAGGGAAATCGAGAGTTGAGCGAAAAGCTGGGAGTCTCAAGTTCACCAACATTATTATATTTTGAAGATGGCAAGGAAATTGCCGATCGTCAATCCGGAGGAATTAAGAGATCTTCCATAGTGAAAACACTTGATAAAATGGTGGGATCATCTAGAGCAGACGCCATACATAAGAGCATAAAATCTTTTACATCTGAATATGATGTTGCTGTTTTAGGTGGTGGTCCTGCCGGTCTTACAGCGTCTACATATCTGGGACAGGCCCATTTAAAAACGGTCATTATAGATATAGCCTTAACAGGTGGATATATGTCAACAACTCATCAGGTCTCTAATTATCCCGGTTTTATAGACCCTCAGCAGGGCTTTATGCTGGCTCATTTTATGAGTGAGCAGACCAAAGGCGCTGGTGTCGATTTTAGATCTGCCGTTGATGTAACATCCATTGACTTGACTAAGAAAGAAATACTGATAGATGGTGTTGAAACTATCAAGGCTAAAAAAATTATCATTGCCACAGGTTCTTCTCCAAGACCCCTTGGTGTACCTGGGGAAAAAGAATACGGTGGGAACGGCATTTCCTATTGTGCAACCTGTGATGCTAAATACTTCGATGGGAAAGATGTCATCGTCATCGGCGGTGGTAATAGTGCCATTGAAGAATCACTTTTTATTGCTAAGTTTGCAAAATCTATCACTATTATTCATCAGTTCGCAGAACTCCAGGCGAATAAACAGGCTCAGGAAGAAGTTTTTAAGAACAAAAGTATTAACATTCTCTTTGAACATGAACCACGAGAGTTTATAAAGAATGGTTCTATGGATATGTCGGTTGTGGTTGAAGACTTAAAAACAAAAGAACGAAAAACACTCAATACAAATGGTATTTTTGTATTTGTTGGTTTTATTCCCAATTTAACTGGATTCCCTGAATCCCTTGAAAAAGATCAGTTTGGATACCTGGTCACCGATGAAGATATGCTGACAAACATTCCCGATGTGTACGCTGCAGGAGACATTCGAACCAAAAAATTCAGACAGATCACAACGGCAGTTTCTGATGGAACAATTGCTGCCATAGCTATTTCCAAGGAACTTAGTTGATTTTACATGAGTGGGGAAAACAGTCTACACACTGAGTTCCTCAACTTCCGGGAGATTTTCATGGTCTGCATTTCGTCCAATGTTATCTCCCGGCATTTTTTTTCATCTTCCATAAAGTGATCCTTTAATTCCATATTGATTTTTTGATCGTAAAATACGGCATTGACTTCATAATTCAATCGAAAACTTCTTATATCCATATTACAAGTCCCGATAGTGCTGACAATATTATCCATAATGACAACTTTGGAATGTAGGAATCCACCCTTGTAGTGAAGAATCCGGACTCCTGCTCTTAGCAAGGGTTCAAAGTACGTATAGGCAGTCCACCAGGCAATCTTCTTGTCTGGAATACCGGCCATCATCAATTTAATTTTAATGCCACTCAATGCAGCAGATTCCAAAGCGCGCATAATTGCAAGATCTGGAATAAAGTAGGGACTTTGAATGTATACTTCATGATTAGCATTCGTAATTATATTAAAGATTAAAAGTTCTATTGAATTCCATTGGGAATCGGGTCCGCTGACTGCTATTTGAAGGGGTATCCCTTTTTTCTTTTCCTGCTGTTCTGGAAAGAAATCATCATGAACCAGCATTTCATGACCGCAGTTAAACCAGTCTGTTAAAAAAATGGTCTGTAATATTCTAACACTGTTCCCCTGAAGCCTAATATGAGTATCTCTCCAGGAATCAAATCTTTTCCCTCCATCTATATACTCGCTCCCAATGTTCATACCGCCTGTATAAGCGATCCGACTGTCTATAATGACTATCTTCTTGTGATTGCTGTAGTTGATCTTCAGACGGGCTATAAAACGGTTTAAATCCTTAAAATAGCTGAACTCCACACCGGCATTTCTAAGATCTTTCTTATATTGAAAAGAAATCCTGCCAAAAGAGCCCAAACCATCAAAAATGAGTTTAACTGAGACACCTTCCTGTGCTTTCCTGACTAAAATATCCTTAATTTTTTTGCCTAATTCGTCGGACTTCCAAATAAAGTACTCCATATGAATGGATTCTTTGGCATGTTCTAACTCGTTTATCAAATTCTTAAATAACTCTTCTCCTGTATAGAAAAGATTAACACTGTTATCGATGGTTAATGCGGCCTGATTGGCATTCAAAAGGAGATTCATACTTTTTAAAACATCAGAAAGGGATTCACTATCTCCAATTTCACTGTCTCGGATTAATTCTTTTTGTGACTGAAGTAGGGGACGCAGCTTTTCGGCGAACAACTCTTCAGGCCTCTGTTGTATGACTTTATACTTTTTAACATCTATCCCGAAGAGTATGTAGAAAAGGAGACCCCATACAGGCAGAACCATGATGATAAGCAACCAGGCAATGGTCGATTCACTCTCTTTATTAGAAAGCAGTATGATAATGACTGCTCCTAGAGTAACAAGAAAATTTGCATAGTATAAATAATCAAGCATGTGAACTTCCTCATTTTAATATTACTTTATTGATCCAGTTATAGGCAAGATTTTAAGTTCTTTCTTTTTAAGAACTTCCCTTAATGTGATATTTTTGGTATTTTCTGTTCATTATGGAAGTATTTGTTTTAGGGACAGGAGGCATGATGCCCCTTCCAGGTAGAAATTTAACATCAGTTCTTTTAAGAAGAGAAGGGGATTTGTTCCTTTTTGATTG of Oceanispirochaeta crateris contains these proteins:
- a CDS encoding ABC transporter ATP-binding protein produces the protein MLKIKNISTFYGNIQALKDISIDVAEGEIITLIGANGAGKSTTLMSLCGIVPIKSGSIEFEGEDISSLTPDKIVSLGISQVPEGRRIFPLLSVKENLDMGAFLRNDTEEIKKDIDYIYELFPRLEERKNQQGGTLSGGEQQMLAISRALMARPRLLLLDEPSLGLAPLIVQQIFDIIKKINKENNTTIFLVEQNANMALKIAHRGYVLETGRISLSDDADKLLSNEGVKKAYLGI
- a CDS encoding methyltransferase domain-containing protein, encoding MKNIDAINIRYTELADSDCCLSCGKAIQFAGAQEGEVCLDLGSGRGNDVLRMADQVGPTGFVYGIDLSDGMIKKARKTAEKLNISNVEFIHSDLETLPLKCGTVDLVISNCVLNHLDNKARAWSEIYRVIKTGGRFTISDIYSSETVPEEYAKDPVAVSECWAGAVTKDVYLQLLEDAGFTQVNILEESKPYEKGKISVVSFTLTGFKAGKCCC
- a CDS encoding radical SAM/SPASM domain-containing protein; amino-acid sequence: MKLRKSKHTITAKLQDSDSWYILNTLSGEADLLESEMAVQFQNNTLEDPTPFIEKGYFMDEETENSLFKNAYLEFSDNQEKAEIQVFYVPDYSCNFKCTYCYQEEYVQDSRPQNQKDIIDAFFTYLDQKFLGKSFYLTLFGGEPLLPSDSHRKTIEYFLDKADERNLSLAIVTNGFSLESYLPRLKKSKLREIQLTIDGPKDMHDIRRPLKSGGETFDKVSNAVSLCLENDIPVNLRVVLDKQNIDSLPQLADHAIRKGWTASSLFKTQLGRNYELHSCQKEHEFLFSRISMYEHIYKMLQEHPEVLEFHRPAFSLSRFLYEQGELPDTLFDSCPGAKTEWAFDYTGRIYSCTATVGKDGEELGEFYPEIKLNDQVIEQWQDRDICSIEECKDCSVQLACGGGCAAVAKNRTGSVLSPDCRPVKELMSLGFSSYFDK
- a CDS encoding FAD-dependent oxidoreductase, which translates into the protein MAGKIVELNADAWKSDVLEGGKVVVDFYSTECPPCEALASKFTALSELYGDDLKFVKIFRQGNRELSEKLGVSSSPTLLYFEDGKEIADRQSGGIKRSSIVKTLDKMVGSSRADAIHKSIKSFTSEYDVAVLGGGPAGLTASTYLGQAHLKTVIIDIALTGGYMSTTHQVSNYPGFIDPQQGFMLAHFMSEQTKGAGVDFRSAVDVTSIDLTKKEILIDGVETIKAKKIIIATGSSPRPLGVPGEKEYGGNGISYCATCDAKYFDGKDVIVIGGGNSAIEESLFIAKFAKSITIIHQFAELQANKQAQEEVFKNKSINILFEHEPREFIKNGSMDMSVVVEDLKTKERKTLNTNGIFVFVGFIPNLTGFPESLEKDQFGYLVTDEDMLTNIPDVYAAGDIRTKKFRQITTAVSDGTIAAIAISKELS
- the cls gene encoding cardiolipin synthase; its protein translation is MLDYLYYANFLVTLGAVIIILLSNKESESTIAWLLIIMVLPVWGLLFYILFGIDVKKYKVIQQRPEELFAEKLRPLLQSQKELIRDSEIGDSESLSDVLKSMNLLLNANQAALTIDNSVNLFYTGEELFKNLINELEHAKESIHMEYFIWKSDELGKKIKDILVRKAQEGVSVKLIFDGLGSFGRISFQYKKDLRNAGVEFSYFKDLNRFIARLKINYSNHKKIVIIDSRIAYTGGMNIGSEYIDGGKRFDSWRDTHIRLQGNSVRILQTIFLTDWFNCGHEMLVHDDFFPEQQEKKKGIPLQIAVSGPDSQWNSIELLIFNIITNANHEVYIQSPYFIPDLAIMRALESAALSGIKIKLMMAGIPDKKIAWWTAYTYFEPLLRAGVRILHYKGGFLHSKVVIMDNIVSTIGTCNMDIRSFRLNYEVNAVFYDQKINMELKDHFMEDEKKCREITLDEMQTMKISRKLRNSVCRLFSPLM